In the Cytobacillus pseudoceanisediminis genome, one interval contains:
- a CDS encoding ABC transporter ATP-binding protein, whose amino-acid sequence MEKILEVKNLTKQFQIGKGLELKAVDDISFDIYEGETLGLVGESGCGKSTLGRTIIRLYQATSGNVVYKGKDVHMLSNNDKKDFHKNMQMIFQDPYASLNPRMTVADIIAEGLDIHRIKKGEARKEEVYQLLETVGLKREHANRYAHEFSGGQRQRIGIARALAVRPQFIIADEPISALDVSVQAQIVNLLMELQKKKKLTYIFISHDLSMVRLISNRIGVMYLGNMMELAPSNNLYENPLHPYTSSLLKAIPIPDPNIEESKDQMTISGDLPNPTDPPSGCVYRTRCPYVTEECYREKPILKQVDDQHFVACHLVGMKLLENSVLTK is encoded by the coding sequence ATGGAAAAAATCCTGGAAGTAAAAAACCTAACAAAACAATTTCAAATAGGGAAAGGATTAGAGTTAAAAGCGGTTGATGATATTTCGTTTGATATTTATGAAGGAGAAACACTTGGATTGGTAGGCGAATCCGGATGTGGTAAATCAACACTTGGAAGGACCATCATTCGTTTATATCAGGCAACATCAGGTAACGTAGTTTATAAAGGAAAAGATGTGCATATGTTATCTAATAACGATAAAAAAGACTTTCACAAAAATATGCAAATGATATTTCAAGACCCATACGCTTCCTTAAACCCGCGGATGACGGTTGCAGATATTATAGCAGAAGGCCTCGATATTCATCGTATTAAAAAAGGTGAGGCAAGAAAAGAGGAAGTGTATCAATTACTTGAAACTGTAGGTTTAAAGCGAGAGCATGCTAATCGTTATGCTCATGAATTTAGCGGTGGTCAGAGACAAAGGATTGGCATTGCAAGGGCATTGGCTGTAAGACCACAGTTTATCATAGCGGATGAACCTATATCAGCCCTTGATGTTTCCGTCCAGGCACAAATTGTTAATCTACTAATGGAACTCCAGAAGAAGAAGAAGCTAACGTATATTTTTATTTCACATGATTTATCGATGGTGAGATTAATCAGTAATCGCATCGGTGTGATGTATTTAGGAAATATGATGGAATTAGCACCTAGTAATAACCTCTACGAAAACCCGCTTCATCCATATACTAGTTCTCTTCTAAAAGCAATCCCGATTCCTGACCCAAATATAGAGGAATCCAAAGATCAAATGACCATTTCAGGAGATTTACCAAATCCAACCGATCCTCCCAGCGGCTGTGTTTATCGAACAAGGTGTCCATATGTAACAGAGGAGTGCTATAGGGAAAAACCCATTTTAAAACAGGTAGACGATCAACATTTTGTAGCATGCCATTTAGTGGGAATGAAATTATTAGAAAATTCAGTATTGACAAAATAA
- a CDS encoding ABC transporter permease, with translation MRQFLTRRIISVFMTLFVIISLTFLLMYAIPGDPFTSENRIPEQVVENLKEHYGLSDPMYIQYFKYLKGALLFDFGPSIKWDNQTVNELIASGFPVSALIGLQAIIIATFFGIALGILAAIRHNSAIDYFSMIIAILGLSVPSFIFATVLINFFAIKMQWFPVATWGTWKHSVLPSVALAVTPMAYIARLTRSSILEVLSMDYIQTAMAKGVTGTRFVFRHVLRNAMIPVVTILGPITATVLTGSFVIEQIFGVPGLGKYFVEGITDRDYPLILGTTVFYSAILIFFVILVDIAYVLIDPRIKLLRGRG, from the coding sequence ATGCGCCAGTTTCTGACTAGGAGAATTATTAGTGTCTTTATGACATTGTTCGTAATTATTTCACTTACCTTTTTATTAATGTACGCCATACCAGGAGATCCTTTTACAAGTGAAAATCGAATACCAGAACAAGTAGTTGAAAACTTAAAAGAGCATTATGGACTTAGTGATCCCATGTACATTCAATATTTTAAGTATCTTAAGGGAGCCTTATTATTCGACTTTGGTCCTTCGATCAAGTGGGACAATCAAACAGTGAATGAATTAATAGCAAGCGGGTTTCCAGTTTCTGCTTTGATTGGTTTGCAAGCAATTATTATTGCAACCTTTTTTGGCATTGCATTAGGCATTCTTGCTGCAATTCGACACAATAGTGCAATTGACTATTTTTCAATGATTATTGCTATTCTTGGCCTTTCCGTTCCCAGCTTCATATTCGCAACAGTTTTAATTAACTTTTTTGCTATTAAAATGCAATGGTTTCCTGTTGCCACTTGGGGGACTTGGAAGCACTCTGTTTTGCCTAGTGTTGCCCTAGCCGTGACACCAATGGCATATATCGCCCGCCTAACTCGATCAAGTATTCTTGAGGTCTTATCGATGGATTATATCCAGACAGCGATGGCCAAAGGAGTAACAGGTACAAGATTCGTGTTTAGGCATGTGCTTAGAAATGCTATGATTCCGGTTGTAACTATTCTGGGTCCCATTACAGCCACTGTATTAACAGGCAGCTTTGTAATTGAACAAATCTTCGGTGTGCCTGGATTAGGTAAATATTTTGTGGAAGGCATTACTGATAGGGATTATCCATTGATTTTAGGGACTACAGTTTTTTATAGTGCTATTCTAATATTCTTTGTTATATTAGTCGACATTGCCTATGTTCTTATCGATCCAAGAATAAAGCTTCTTAGAGGGAGGGGATAG
- a CDS encoding heavy metal translocating P-type ATPase encodes MAEQTIAKTQAKATGENVTLSITGMTCAACATRIEKNITKVPGVKKASVNLATEKASVTYDPTEATVEDVIAKIKKTGYGVQEEKVQLDIIGMTCAACATRVEKGLKKIEGITSAAVNLATEKANIEYIPGNTNIEQIIAAVKKVGYDAKVVGDRDEDYERSAREKEYKTQIRKFTIGAILSVFFLVQMISDFAMEYGNGMFFHMSPWVQFLLATPVQFYVGGHYYRDAYNAVRGGSANMAVLVVLGTSAAYFYSLIVTILGTGQFLYYEAAAIVMTLIVLGKLLETRAKGQTSEAIKTLMGLQAKTARVIRDGEELDIPLEEVQTGDLIFVRAGEKIPVDGEIIEGNTTVDESMLTGESMPVTKGTGDTVIGATVNKHGAFTFKATKVGKDTALAQIIKLVEEAQGSKAPIQKLADKISGIFVPIVILIALATFAITYFLAGFTPALVSTIAVLVIACPCALGLATPTAVMVGTGKGAENGLLIKGAEHLQTSQRVTTVVLDKTGTITKGEPDVTDIVTFGKFSEDELLQVAASAEKGSEHPLGEAIINGAKEKGLQLQDAQDFIAIPGHGIQVSISDQKVFIGNKKLMLKNNIDIGAALSRMEQLEGEGKTAMLIAVNDSLAGIIAVADTVKETSAKAIKHLKNMGIEVIMITGDNKLTAEAIAKQVGVDRVLAEVLPEDKSAEVEKLKQEGKIVAMVGDGINDAPALAAAHVGIAIGTGTDVAMEAADITLMRGDLMGIVDTISLSKSTMRKIKQNLFWAFAYNVILIPVAAIGLLNPILAGGAMAFSSVSVVGNTLFLRKWKPVR; translated from the coding sequence ATGGCGGAGCAAACAATAGCCAAGACGCAAGCGAAGGCTACTGGGGAAAATGTCACATTGAGCATAACCGGTATGACATGTGCTGCATGTGCAACCCGTATTGAAAAAAACATTACGAAGGTTCCAGGTGTAAAAAAAGCTAGTGTTAACCTTGCTACAGAAAAAGCTTCTGTAACGTATGATCCTACAGAAGCCACTGTTGAAGATGTTATTGCAAAAATAAAAAAGACAGGTTACGGGGTTCAGGAAGAAAAAGTCCAGCTTGATATCATAGGAATGACATGCGCAGCGTGTGCAACCCGTGTTGAAAAAGGGCTAAAAAAGATCGAAGGGATAACAAGTGCAGCTGTCAATTTAGCAACTGAAAAAGCTAATATAGAGTACATTCCTGGAAATACGAATATCGAGCAAATAATAGCTGCTGTAAAAAAAGTCGGCTATGATGCCAAGGTAGTTGGCGATAGGGATGAGGATTATGAGCGCAGCGCAAGGGAAAAAGAGTACAAAACACAGATAAGGAAGTTTACTATTGGGGCAATTCTATCCGTATTCTTTTTAGTTCAAATGATATCGGATTTTGCAATGGAATATGGTAATGGAATGTTTTTTCATATGAGTCCTTGGGTCCAATTTCTTCTTGCTACTCCAGTTCAATTCTATGTGGGCGGCCATTATTACCGTGATGCATACAATGCGGTTCGCGGTGGCAGTGCTAATATGGCTGTCTTAGTTGTACTGGGGACTTCAGCCGCCTACTTTTACAGTCTTATTGTCACTATTTTAGGTACAGGGCAATTCTTATATTATGAAGCAGCTGCCATTGTTATGACTTTAATTGTTTTAGGAAAACTGCTTGAAACAAGAGCTAAAGGACAAACATCAGAAGCGATCAAAACGCTGATGGGGCTTCAAGCAAAAACAGCTAGGGTCATTCGGGATGGAGAAGAACTTGACATTCCTCTTGAAGAGGTTCAAACAGGAGACTTGATCTTTGTTCGTGCTGGAGAAAAGATTCCTGTTGATGGAGAAATAATAGAGGGAAACACTACTGTTGATGAATCTATGCTAACAGGCGAAAGTATGCCTGTTACAAAAGGAACAGGCGATACAGTCATTGGAGCAACGGTAAACAAACATGGTGCATTTACATTTAAAGCTACCAAAGTGGGTAAAGATACGGCATTAGCCCAAATTATTAAACTTGTCGAAGAGGCTCAAGGTTCGAAAGCTCCTATTCAGAAACTCGCTGATAAAATATCTGGGATCTTTGTGCCAATCGTAATCTTAATAGCACTTGCTACATTTGCTATCACTTACTTCCTTGCAGGATTTACTCCTGCACTTGTCAGCACTATTGCTGTACTTGTTATTGCATGCCCTTGTGCATTAGGCTTAGCGACACCGACTGCTGTAATGGTTGGTACTGGTAAGGGTGCTGAGAACGGACTTCTTATCAAAGGGGCAGAACATCTTCAAACTTCACAGCGGGTAACTACTGTTGTATTGGATAAGACCGGAACGATTACAAAAGGGGAACCAGATGTAACAGATATCGTTACTTTTGGAAAATTCTCAGAAGATGAATTACTGCAGGTGGCTGCATCTGCTGAAAAAGGATCGGAGCATCCACTTGGAGAAGCAATTATTAATGGAGCAAAAGAAAAAGGTCTTCAGCTTCAAGATGCCCAAGACTTTATTGCCATTCCAGGTCACGGCATTCAAGTTAGTATCAGTGATCAAAAGGTATTTATAGGAAATAAAAAGCTAATGCTCAAAAATAATATAGATATAGGTGCTGCGTTAAGTCGGATGGAACAGCTTGAAGGAGAAGGGAAAACCGCTATGCTTATAGCAGTCAATGACAGTCTTGCCGGAATAATAGCAGTAGCGGATACAGTTAAAGAAACATCTGCAAAAGCAATTAAACATCTAAAAAATATGGGTATAGAAGTTATTATGATTACTGGCGATAATAAGTTGACAGCAGAAGCAATTGCCAAGCAGGTGGGGGTTGATCGGGTACTTGCTGAAGTACTTCCTGAGGACAAATCAGCCGAAGTCGAAAAATTAAAGCAGGAAGGAAAAATTGTAGCCATGGTTGGGGATGGTATCAATGATGCGCCGGCACTGGCTGCAGCCCATGTTGGTATTGCTATTGGAACGGGGACTGACGTTGCAATGGAGGCAGCAGATATCACTTTAATGCGTGGTGACCTGATGGGAATAGTTGATACCATCAGCTTATCCAAATCAACCATGAGAAAAATAAAACAAAATCTCTTCTGGGCATTTGCCTATAATGTTATATTGATACCTGTTGCAGCAATTGGCCTTTTAAACCCAATTCTCGCTGGAGGAGCCATGGCTTTCAGTTCTGTCTCGGTAGTAGGTAATACTTTATTTTTGCGAAAATGGAAGCCTGTACGCTAA
- the resA gene encoding thiol-disulfide oxidoreductase ResA, with protein sequence MKTKRLIIRCVILLLLFGAVGYTLYANLTKDKVSIKEGTAAPDFSLETLDGDQIRLSDLKGQGVFLNFWGTWCKPCEKEMPYMENQYKQYKEKGVEILAVNIDESDLAVSTFVKKHNLTFPILMDRGSVVTELYNIGPIPTTILIDKDGNVVKTLTGTLTEENIGDYMNSIAP encoded by the coding sequence ATGAAAACTAAGAGATTGATCATACGTTGTGTAATTTTGTTGTTGCTTTTTGGTGCTGTCGGTTATACTCTTTACGCCAATTTGACAAAAGATAAAGTTTCAATAAAAGAAGGGACAGCTGCTCCTGATTTTTCTTTAGAAACCTTGGACGGAGATCAAATAAGATTATCTGATTTAAAAGGACAAGGGGTATTTTTGAATTTTTGGGGCACATGGTGTAAACCTTGTGAAAAAGAAATGCCATATATGGAGAATCAATATAAACAATATAAAGAGAAAGGTGTAGAAATTCTCGCGGTCAATATAGATGAAAGTGACTTAGCTGTCTCGACTTTCGTAAAAAAACATAACTTGACGTTTCCAATCTTGATGGACAGGGGAAGTGTTGTAACGGAATTATATAACATTGGCCCAATACCCACTACAATCTTAATTGATAAGGATGGGAATGTTGTTAAAACCTTAACTGGAACTTTGACTGAGGAAAATATAGGGGATTATATGAATTCAATTGCCCCATAA
- a CDS encoding sensor histidine kinase, with protein MGEINEKKLSIKLGIVFFLIIFSLEIFMFFFLHSALVDSRIEEEFISLQARGNAHRDILEKHFDQDTISHVSLMESEANTDVVITDMNGRILGSSSKSSDIQDHINSADSVIPRDGEVVDGNWKEGKFISTVSPVEIDGDITAKVFMFQETESIHSLIDRLNKHFILTGIFAVFLTLTVIIFLSKGLAKPLIKMKEATSQISKGDFTVSLPKNRNDELGDLADSISRLASDLHYLKLERNDFLASISHELRTPLTYIKGYADIVHKRNLSIEDRDKYLNIIHEEANRLSDLIKDLFDLAKMDKNSFVIQKRPIDLTDFILKIEQKFSPAFQEKEMELDVICPKEAVIIADPTRLEQIIFNLLDNAIKYSPPGAKTILSVNNKKKDVYIKVRDNGKGIPEEDLPYILNRFYRVDKSRTRSLGGTGLGLAIVKELVLAHGGTVSVRSKEGKGTEFELVFKGADKIENDTIS; from the coding sequence ATGGGTGAAATAAATGAAAAAAAGCTTTCAATAAAGCTTGGAATAGTATTCTTTCTAATTATTTTTAGCCTTGAGATTTTTATGTTTTTCTTCTTACACTCGGCCCTTGTAGATTCAAGAATAGAAGAAGAGTTTATTTCTTTACAAGCTAGAGGTAACGCCCATAGGGACATTCTCGAAAAGCATTTTGATCAAGATACAATCTCTCATGTATCTTTAATGGAATCCGAGGCAAATACGGATGTCGTTATTACCGATATGAATGGTCGAATACTTGGTTCCTCATCAAAAAGCAGCGATATTCAAGACCATATTAATAGTGCAGACTCAGTAATCCCACGAGATGGAGAGGTAGTTGACGGTAACTGGAAAGAGGGAAAGTTTATCTCAACGGTTAGCCCTGTCGAAATAGATGGCGACATTACCGCGAAGGTTTTTATGTTTCAAGAAACAGAATCGATACACTCTCTGATTGACAGACTAAATAAACACTTTATATTAACAGGAATATTTGCTGTCTTTTTAACCTTAACTGTAATCATTTTTCTTTCAAAAGGTCTTGCTAAACCTTTAATAAAAATGAAGGAAGCTACTTCTCAAATCAGTAAAGGAGATTTTACTGTTTCTCTCCCCAAAAATAGGAATGACGAACTTGGGGATTTAGCCGATTCTATCTCTCGGCTTGCAAGCGATTTACATTATTTAAAACTAGAGCGAAACGATTTTTTGGCGAGCATTTCTCATGAACTCAGGACACCCCTCACCTATATCAAGGGATATGCCGATATTGTTCATAAAAGGAATTTATCTATTGAGGATCGAGATAAATATTTAAATATTATTCATGAAGAAGCAAATCGTCTCTCTGATTTAATTAAGGATCTTTTTGATCTTGCGAAAATGGATAAAAATTCGTTCGTTATACAGAAAAGACCTATAGACTTAACAGACTTTATTTTGAAAATAGAGCAAAAGTTTTCTCCGGCTTTCCAAGAAAAAGAAATGGAATTGGATGTAATTTGTCCAAAAGAAGCGGTTATTATCGCTGATCCTACTAGGCTTGAGCAAATCATCTTTAATTTACTGGATAACGCTATTAAATACTCTCCACCTGGGGCCAAAACGATTCTATCTGTAAACAATAAAAAGAAGGATGTCTATATTAAAGTTCGAGATAATGGAAAAGGGATTCCCGAAGAAGATCTGCCTTATATTCTAAACCGCTTTTATCGTGTAGATAAATCCAGAACGAGATCTTTAGGAGGAACAGGTTTGGGGCTCGCCATTGTAAAGGAGCTTGTTCTAGCCCATGGGGGGACTGTTTCTGTGAGAAGCAAGGAAGGAAAAGGAACAGAATTTGAACTTGTCTTTAAAGGAGCAGATAAAATTGAAAACGATACTATTAGTTGA
- a CDS encoding GNAT family N-acetyltransferase yields the protein MVIIREALDTELEIIRERRVQAYEEHINSIPKGHWEALKTAISSDADEQQGVELLVAEINGEIAGSVALFPPKSDAYKGLADMLEYPEIRMLAVSPEYRGRGIAEALVRECIQRAKSKGFPCIGLHTAEFMKSALLIYKRMGFERIPQFDFQPANDGIIVKAFNLSIK from the coding sequence ATGGTTATAATTCGTGAGGCACTAGATACTGAACTAGAAATTATTCGTGAACGAAGAGTGCAAGCATATGAAGAACATATAAACAGTATCCCCAAGGGCCACTGGGAAGCCCTTAAGACGGCTATATCCTCGGATGCTGATGAACAGCAAGGGGTTGAACTTTTAGTAGCTGAAATAAATGGAGAAATAGCTGGAAGTGTGGCTTTATTCCCTCCGAAGTCAGATGCGTATAAGGGGCTTGCCGATATGTTAGAATATCCAGAAATTAGAATGCTTGCAGTTAGCCCTGAATATAGAGGTAGAGGTATTGCAGAGGCTCTAGTAAGAGAGTGCATTCAGCGAGCAAAATCTAAAGGCTTTCCTTGTATTGGTTTACATACTGCTGAGTTTATGAAATCAGCATTACTGATATATAAACGTATGGGTTTTGAAAGAATACCACAATTTGACTTTCAGCCAGCAAATGACGGGATCATCGTGAAAGCATTTAACTTATCCATTAAATGA
- a CDS encoding ABC transporter ATP-binding protein gives MNKLLEVKDLHVQFHSNNRHIQAVRGVSFHINKGEVLAIVGESGCGKSVTAKSIMKLLPEKTCTIPKGSILFNGKEITTMKKKQLSKIRGAKIGMVFQDPMTSLNPTMKVGDQIAEGLIIHKGYNKKLAKEQTIEIIKLVGIPNPVHCFSKYPHQLSGGMRQRIVIAMALICKPDLLIADEPTTALDVTIQSQILDLLKDLQQKMGMAIILITHDLGVVARFSDRVNIMYAGKIVESGTKNEIFYKPKHPYTLGLLESVPKLDHNRTQKLTAIDGTPPDLSEPPKGCAFSPRCPFAMEVCDEHNPDKTVLSRTHHLNCWLMDPRAPKTASNKAAPIAANE, from the coding sequence ATGAACAAACTTCTAGAAGTAAAAGATCTTCACGTTCAATTTCACTCTAATAACCGGCATATCCAAGCGGTCCGCGGGGTTTCTTTTCATATCAATAAAGGGGAAGTTCTTGCTATCGTCGGGGAATCGGGATGCGGGAAATCAGTTACTGCAAAAAGTATTATGAAATTGCTGCCTGAGAAAACTTGCACCATCCCCAAGGGATCCATATTGTTTAACGGGAAAGAAATAACCACAATGAAGAAAAAACAGCTATCTAAGATTCGTGGGGCAAAGATAGGAATGGTATTTCAGGATCCGATGACTTCATTAAATCCGACAATGAAGGTTGGCGATCAAATTGCTGAGGGTCTTATTATTCATAAGGGCTATAATAAAAAGTTAGCAAAGGAACAAACAATTGAAATTATAAAGCTAGTAGGAATACCGAACCCTGTACATTGCTTTTCAAAATATCCTCATCAACTTAGCGGTGGAATGAGGCAGCGAATTGTCATAGCTATGGCGCTGATTTGCAAACCTGATCTTTTAATTGCAGACGAACCCACAACAGCTTTAGATGTCACCATTCAATCTCAAATTCTAGATCTATTAAAAGATCTACAGCAAAAAATGGGCATGGCGATTATTCTTATTACACATGATTTAGGGGTAGTGGCAAGATTTTCGGATCGAGTCAATATTATGTATGCTGGAAAAATAGTCGAAAGTGGTACAAAAAATGAAATCTTTTACAAACCTAAGCACCCCTACACTCTTGGATTATTAGAGTCTGTACCTAAACTTGATCACAACCGAACCCAAAAGTTAACGGCCATCGACGGTACTCCACCGGACCTTTCAGAGCCTCCAAAGGGCTGCGCCTTTTCTCCGCGATGTCCTTTTGCAATGGAAGTTTGTGATGAACATAATCCGGATAAAACAGTACTTTCACGCACACATCATCTAAATTGCTGGTTAATGGATCCGCGAGCCCCCAAAACTGCATCTAACAAAGCAGCACCTATAGCGGCTAATGAATAA
- a CDS encoding peptide ABC transporter substrate-binding protein codes for MINTRSRLLFLTFLVISLFISACSNNSQVNNQNSTENNNDKTESANKEQIITINALSEPPSLEPALIDNQIAGDISNQLFEGLVRLDKEGNIAPGVAEKWDVSEDGTVYTFHLNKNAKWSNGDQVQAEDFVYSWEKVLRPEVAAPLGSNLFFIKNGAAYNEGTIKDPAELGVKAVDEYTLEVTLEKPTSFFLGLTAFFTLLPINKEVDQANTKWASEAESFVSNGPFKIESWKHGQELIMVPNENYWGKDVVKLDKLKWVMVNEQNTEYAMYQSNELDFSANLPNSIRNKLISSGEAKTAPSASLAYLRFNHNDKIFANEKIRQALSLALDRNLLVEKVTQGGEIPALGLIPIGLSSGAGEFRELAGDTLFQDNDVETAKTLLQEGLDELELSAFPKMNLLFYTDDTYNKLSQAMQEMWKKNLGIEVELQTMERKVFVQNVQAGDYQFAIYSTGADYDDASNLMGQFMTGDVYNYSNISIPEYDLLMKKAEAELNLENRAKYLVEAEKVLIDQMAISPLYYRTKVYLQKDHINGIYQYTIQAIDFREAYVK; via the coding sequence ATGATTAATACGAGAAGTCGATTATTATTTTTAACCTTCTTAGTAATTAGTTTATTTATCAGTGCTTGCAGTAATAATAGTCAGGTTAATAATCAGAACAGCACAGAAAATAATAACGATAAAACGGAGTCCGCTAACAAAGAACAAATAATTACGATAAATGCATTATCCGAACCTCCTAGTCTTGAGCCGGCTTTAATAGATAACCAGATTGCTGGGGATATATCAAACCAATTATTTGAAGGTCTTGTTCGCTTGGATAAAGAAGGAAACATTGCTCCAGGTGTAGCTGAAAAATGGGATGTTTCTGAAGATGGTACTGTTTACACTTTCCATTTAAATAAAAATGCAAAATGGTCAAACGGTGACCAAGTACAAGCAGAAGATTTTGTTTATTCCTGGGAGAAGGTATTGCGTCCAGAAGTTGCTGCCCCACTTGGAAGTAATCTATTTTTTATAAAAAATGGAGCAGCATATAACGAAGGAACGATTAAGGATCCCGCTGAGCTAGGTGTTAAAGCAGTAGATGAATATACCCTTGAGGTTACTTTAGAAAAACCAACTTCTTTCTTTTTGGGATTAACAGCGTTTTTCACACTATTACCTATAAACAAAGAAGTAGATCAAGCAAATACAAAATGGGCATCAGAAGCTGAGTCTTTTGTTTCAAACGGTCCATTTAAAATAGAGAGCTGGAAGCACGGACAAGAATTAATAATGGTACCTAATGAAAATTATTGGGGAAAAGATGTCGTAAAACTGGATAAGTTAAAGTGGGTGATGGTGAATGAACAAAACACAGAATATGCCATGTACCAATCAAATGAACTGGATTTCTCTGCTAATTTACCAAATTCAATTAGAAATAAATTAATTTCATCTGGAGAGGCAAAAACAGCACCGAGCGCAAGTTTGGCTTATTTACGTTTTAATCATAATGATAAAATTTTTGCTAATGAAAAAATACGCCAGGCATTAAGTCTGGCACTCGATAGAAATCTCTTAGTAGAAAAAGTGACACAAGGAGGAGAAATTCCAGCTCTAGGTTTAATACCAATAGGACTGAGTAGCGGTGCTGGGGAATTTAGGGAATTGGCCGGTGACACATTGTTTCAGGATAATGATGTTGAAACTGCAAAAACTTTGCTCCAGGAGGGACTTGATGAATTAGAACTTTCCGCTTTCCCGAAAATGAATCTACTATTCTATACGGACGATACGTACAATAAGCTTTCACAGGCCATGCAGGAAATGTGGAAGAAAAACTTAGGCATAGAAGTGGAGCTCCAAACAATGGAGCGGAAGGTTTTTGTTCAAAATGTCCAAGCAGGAGATTATCAGTTCGCTATATACAGTACTGGTGCTGACTATGACGATGCCAGTAATTTAATGGGACAATTCATGACCGGGGATGTTTATAACTATAGCAATATCTCAATTCCAGAGTACGATCTATTAATGAAAAAAGCAGAAGCAGAATTAAACCTAGAAAATCGTGCCAAGTATTTGGTTGAGGCTGAAAAGGTTCTGATAGACCAGATGGCTATTTCTCCTCTTTATTATCGTACAAAGGTGTATCTGCAAAAGGATCATATAAATGGAATTTATCAATATACTATCCAGGCCATTGATTTCCGAGAGGCATATGTAAAGTAG